The Lasioglossum baleicum unplaced genomic scaffold, iyLasBale1 scaffold2389, whole genome shotgun sequence genome contains a region encoding:
- the LOC143221430 gene encoding cytochrome b-c1 complex subunit 9-like, whose translation MISRFLYRCVFKRTSSFVLSVVVASVFFERAYDHACESTFEWINEGRLWMHIKHKYEETPHTLNYQHNSVEESTSNLQEISNKIRKKD comes from the exons ATGATTTCACGTTTCCTTTACCGCTGTGTTTTTAAACGAACATCTAGTTTTGTCCTTAGCGTGGTTGTCGCTTCCGTATTCTTCGAAAGAGCTTACGATCACGCTTGCGAAAGCACTTTCGAATGGATAAACGAAGGg AGGCTTTGGATGCATATAAAACATAAATACGAGGAAACACCACACACGTTGAATTATCAACATAATTCCGTTGAAGAAAGTACGTCCAATTTGCAAGAAATATCCAACAAGATCAGGAAGAAGGACTGA